Genomic window (Rosa chinensis cultivar Old Blush chromosome 6, RchiOBHm-V2, whole genome shotgun sequence):
TGGTCTCTTCCAGATCTGTAAGATCGACACAGATGGTGGATTGTTGTTCCTCACAAGTCTCAGCCTTTTCTGATCTCACTGCCTTGGTTTTTCTCGGTTGATTATCAAcaatcctcttcctcttcttaccATTGGTCTGAGAACTACTAGTAGTAGCTGTTGATGTTGATGATCGTGCTTTTCTTAGGTTCTTCTTCAAGGTGCACAACACCAAGACGTCAGTGGCACACAACTCGTACTCTTGCATCAACCAAGAGTTGTTTTGTTCAGGATCACAGCCACCCTCGTACCTAAATTCCCTCCTCATCCCAGTAATACGACATCCGGTGTCTCTATTCTCGGCCACAACCTCTCTAGAAAATTGCCCGCTCCACGTTCCCGAGCCTACTTTGCGATCAAACCGCTTGCTATTGGGGTTCAATTTCTTGCGTTTGGTGAAGAAAAATAGAGGCTCTCCATCATCCACGCTGGAACCACCGTTCTTGTCCCAAACAACCCAGGGTTCTTCTTGGCCGTAAAACTCCGAATACTCGGAGATCTCATTCGAGTGGAACTGATTGCCCATCCTGGCCCTGTGGTAGAGAAAGTAACCTATAAGTTCTTCATCTGTAGGATGAAACCTGTACCCGATCGGATAACCCATCCCAATTAGGAGACAAGCCCTAGAGAGGAGGAAtttcggaaaggaaagaattGGGTGAGGAAATCAGCACTTCTGGTCTCTCCTATTTATATATGTTGGGTGATTCCCATTGGGTTAGGGATTGCTCGGGTTTCCCGAATTGTTTTTTATTCTCATATATTGGCCTAGGTTGTCggtttagtttcttttttatattatttttattggcTTAGTTTCCTAATCAACAAGGGATATACTAGATTGTTGGAAATGGCCAGGAGATTAATTTTGGGCTTTTTAATTGtaccatttctctttttttaatttagttcCGGATAGTTTAAAACGCTGTCTAGATTTAAATGTtattgttgcagattttattgtGGATAGACGCTGGAATCCTAATAGAATTCATCGCATTCTACCTAATCAAGTTATTGATCATATTTCTGCTATGCCTCTCTCCCATTTTAACTTTAAAGATCATTTTGCCTGGGGACCTACTAGTCATGAAAAGTTTACTATTAAGTCAGCCTCTAATTTGCTTGCTAGCAACTATCCTACTCATTCAGATCGACACTGCTAACTAGGATGTGGAAACTCCCTCTACCCCCTAAAATCAAGGTTTTTGCTTGGCAGCTTATTCATGGTCGTCTTAAAACAAGAGACAATGTCTTCACAAATATCTATATTGATCGATCTTGCCCTTTTTTCTAGAGATATTTGGCATTTTAATCCTTCTGACTGGCATCACTCTTTCCTAAATTGAATATTGCTTCTCACAACTCTTCTCCTTCAACTGACTTATTCTCTAAGGCCCTTTTTATTTGTTATCATATTTACCCTAACAATGCTCCTGCTGTTAATCACTCTCATTCTCcaaataataaaattatcaAGTGCTACATGGGTAATTTGCTAAAACAATTTAAACCTACATGAAGAAATTCCAAGTAAAATTTTGTGACACTTAACTTTGTTGCTGTAAAATAATATTATCTGTTGAAGCTCTCTGCCATCaataattttacacttaaaAGCACTAAAACGATGCAACTGCACATCTTGTTCACAAAAGTGTTCCGAGTTATTGTGGACAAAAGTTTATCTCAAAACTTTGATGACTTGATATCATTTCATAAATTGGTGAAAGGATACAAACAATGATACAAATGTCCCTATATCTCCTTTATCTTGCTGATACAGTTACCAATCAATACATGGGACTTTGTAGTAATGAACAAATTTTGTGCAAAAAAATGAGAGAATTAAGCAAAGAGCCTGCAAAGGCGTGTATGAATTGAAACTTGTATCTCTGTATATGTTTGTTTTAACCTGCCTTTGATCTCTTCCATACAATAACCGTACCATAGAAATCAGATGATGCTAATAAATTCTCTCCATGGTTCCAAGCAACCCCAATAACAGGAAATCGATGACCCTGCAGTCACATATTTCAGTCATTTGGGCCAAATATGAGAGAGCAGAAAACCATTCCAATCTTGTATCTACAGAAGACAAACCTGTAGCTTGTTTACACATGTATGCTTTGGCCGAGTTAAGTCGTAGAAGTAGACATTTGAATCTTCACTTCCGGCAACTAGGTATCATAACAGCATGACAATGTTAGCAAGAAACAGCAAGTGTAATTGGTTGTATAATCAGGAGAAAATAAGATTGCCCAAAATAACCAAAGTCAGGAGAAATAAAGTTGATTGCTAACTGAAATCTTGCCACTAATGTTCATCAATTGTATACCATATCATGTAACTCTGAAAATTTAATATCTGCAACATAACCTATTTCTAGTAGTTACAAACAATTTTAAACTCTTAATTTACTAACTCAGATTTTGCTTGCACATGGTTGATAAATTAATATAAGCACTTAAATGCAATCATCCAAAGCGCATATAAAAACTGTAATCGAAGAAGCCCTTGTTTATAGTTAGTCTAACAACTTTGCAATAGCTCAGTTGGCATTTATATCCAATAAAGTAGGGAGTTATATAACGTGTCACAAAACAAACACCCCTTCCTCAAGAAAGAGAGATTGCAAGTCAGGGAGATGTGTACAGATTCACTGTGCACTTTAGAAATTAAAGAGAACTTGAAGAAAAACTTTTACTTATGATACAGCGCAGGTACCAGTTAAAAGGCGCACAATCTAGAAAGAGCCATAAAAAGCGcgcagagaaaaaaaattgctttttgttatatattagaCACAGAGATAGATATACAAACCTATATATTCTCCTTTTTCAAGGGAAAGCAGAGGACAAAAGGAAGCCCGGATATTGTATATTCGTGGAGTTAATTTGAGTGAGCAACGAAGAGTCAAATAACCTTGTATTTCTAGCGCAACACTACGACAAACCAATCATCTTGtcagtatttaaaaaaaaaaaaaaaaacaatggaagtaaaataactctaaaaaaaaaaatgtcgagTTCTGCAACCAAACCTGAAGAAAGACAAACTTCCATCTTGAGTACATGTCAGCAAAACAGGGCCCCGAGCCAACAGAGAAAAACTTCGGTACTCCACAGTTGTGACAGGAGATTTCTGCCTGCTGCTACTTCGATGCCGATGAGAGCGGGATAATACTCCTGTGTGAGAATTCATACTGACAGAATATATACACCCCTGCAACAAATTATCCAATAGACTACATCAGTAAAAGTTATGCaagttcatcaaaaaaaaaaaactgcaaatGAATATAGGCAATAACACACCGTCCCATCTCCACAGAAAATGATCTGTCCAGTGTGAGCATGGTCCATAGCGGTAACTTGACTGTCAAATGATGTTTTATGAATGGTCCTCCCAGTACTGAAATTGAAAACCTGATATATCAATGCAGAAATACCACCAATCAAATCTAATCTATTAAATTACATATATCCAGGAAAGACCAACACTATAGGGAAATGAAAAATTGAGTTTTCATATGCTTCagattaagaaaaatgaaaaatagaaaatcaaGACAGCCATATCATTTTTTCTGTTAGGGCTTTTGAATGCAATGCCAACTATGATTGTATTGCATTGCATACCAATACATGAGATTGTATTCAGTCAATCAACATCAATAAACTCCGTAATTTAAAGCATTACAAATCCAGTTCCATATTAGTTTGAGATCCTGGATAATAAGTTAATAACAATACATATAATACCACCACAACATCATAATGTTAAGAATTTTGATCGATTAAGGTCAGATGACTAacagaatatatatatctattttgTCCTTGAAAAAACATCTATGTAGTTCTCATAAGTTCATAACTACAAGTATAGTTTCCAAAAACAATCTCCAGGTACTCTGGATCGCGGGTCGCTAAGGTACGGGAACGCGGTACAGGTACGCGGTACGCTAGCACTTATAATACGCGGCATGataattatatacatatattatttataaaCTTGAACTTACCAATAAATTTATGGattatttaatatatttatataatgattattgtaaataaataataattaaaaaagacAGAATAGGGAAACTATATCTTCCCAGTTCCCACAATACCAAAACTTCTATTTGTACATAATTACAACTTCTCTcgcatatttttctttctttcatactATCCCAACCTTTCTCCAGGAGTCTGAGCCCTAAGCCGCAAAAAGTAAAAGGCTTGATGAGTCTTCCACTAAGGGCAATTCAGTTTCCTTTCTAACCTTGTTTAATTGAGATATTGAGAAGTGAAGGAGAATAATCGAAACTGTACGATTGAATCATTATATTGGGAACGCTTCTACCAACGATCTGGATCGCGACCGTATTGCGTTCTGGGTCGTGCGATCCGGATCGCGGTACGGAAGCAAAACCAGCGAACCCGGTAACTCTGCTCTTGATCGTGCCAATTCCATTCATGTTTTAGGTTATCCTTTCAAACAATCGAGCAAAAGTGAAAACATTTAATCATCCAACTATGATTAAACAATTATAATtcttttggaagaaaaaaaaaaaaaggaacattgAAAATATTATGGTAGTAACCAGATGACTTGCTGATTTTAGATTTGCTTGATTATTACAAGTATGTTCtttgaaacaaaatcaaaaagttTGGATGTGGTAGCACTCTGTAGTGGGCCTAAAGGGGTAGTTAGCTTCATAATAAGAAGCTAACTGCTTCCCTCCAGAGCGTTACTCAGGAAATAAGATAGCATAACTATATCGATCTCATCCTTTTTACCTCATAGTAAAAGTTCCTTTGTTTGAAGCACAAGTAGAAAAGGTGTTTCAGGCTTTCAGCATACACATACAGAAACTCCAATATTAACAAATTTTCTagtccattaaaaaaaaaaaatgacataaAGCAGCTATACCTAAGTccataaaaataatattaaaaatTAAAGTATGAGCTGCAATATCGAAGAAAATATGAGGCCATACAAAATCAGGAAGACCCAGTAGATATTCGTGACATCATGTTTTAAACCAAAAATCTCATGTTTTCCTTTCTGAAGAAACAACAAGCATAGGTATGCAACTCTTACCGTAATTTCTTTGTCTGCATTGCCAACTGAAAGGAAGTTGTTATTTACCTGCATTAGGAAGATAAAGCAAAAAATAGACCTTAAAATTGCAGTATGGCACATCATGATTAAAATGTAGATAAAAAAATGGTGAACAAACTCCATTATAATCATCCAATGAAAGTCAAGGGCAAAAGGCATTATTAGCTGATTGTAAATACTAAAAACAGCACTTGATTGAAAACATGGTGGATTCAAGTCTAatgggaaaaaataaaaataaaaataattaataactTAGGCTAAATaacaaaattgcataaatgatgaTGAAACGCAAAACACTTAAGCATGTATATTTAATAAGTTATTAATCATAAAAAAGGATTGAAGCTGTTCGGAAGGGCTAAATATTCTTAATGTCCGTGTACACTTACAGGGTGAAAACGAATACACAGTTGTGGAGAAACTCCATATATTACTCTTATGCATAAGCCTTTTGAAATCTCCCATACTCTCACAGTTTTATCCACCGATGAGGATGCAATGTACTGATTGTTTGACGAGAAATCAAAGTCTGAAAATAAACAAGACATGGTGTTTAGAACAAAGACCTATGCaaggaaaaatggaaagatTAAGACTTCAATTAATGCATCCTCTAACataattacacttctaaatttATACTAGAATAAGGAATGATTTCTCATCATTATAGGTTGCAATGCCACTCAGAATCCCAATTGATAAACTCAGGGATTATCTAGAATCTACTGGGAAAATAGCGTTGGTCCCATAACCAAGTGGAGATGATGCAGGAAACAAAATCTTACCAAAGAAATATGCATCCACTACAGAATAATGGACTTAATGTTTAATCATTTGAAGCACTGTGAACACTTGTAATGTTTTCAGTTGACCTATTAATTTACTGCCACAAGTTGATTGGTTTAGccaaaaatgagaaagaaaaaaaaatcgtaGCCATTCTAGAGTGTTCACTTGTAGCAAACTGCTAAGGCCTAATTTCTTATCCATATCTCATTGAATATCACAACTAAATTTTTGGCCATACCAATATAAAACTTAGAAACAGATATATCAATGcaaaagcaagagaaaaaaTAATGGTAACAATACCAGTCAATCCAACCTGTAACATCTTTGGAGTGACCATTCAGATGCTTGAGAATTGAAGGAGGATCAGAGACAGTGCATACTGTCAAGGTTCCATCTGATGCTCCATACGCAAGCAGATCTGAGCTCATGTGCCCAAACTTCAAAACAGTAACTGTGCACAGCAACTAATGAGGTTCTTCctttggaaaaataaaatacatcTTCACTTATCTTCTTAACACAAAAGATTACCCGAGGCTCTGCACTGATCAAAGACGCAATGCATTCCTACAAAAGAGTATGCAGGTTGTTCACCCTGTCGACGCAGGCGGTCATTATCACTAGTACTCGAGCCAAAACTTCTACGAGATGAAGGTTGACTACCATCCTGCAACAAGCAAAACAGTTAACAAAGTAAACTTCAAACTTGCATTACTAGTTCTCTCATTTCATCCTGGGAATCAAAAACACCGAATCTCCACATTCAAGCGATTTACAAAGATTAAAGAAACTTGAAAACCGAAATCGAGGCTGCATTGCACATACCCTGCCAGGAGTCCAGCTCTCGACGTCACACAAAAGTGAGAGTGGACTCGGAGGTTGAATCCATCGCCCACTGATGCATCAAGCAGCCTGATGTCAGCATACGAATTTAACAATTCAAAGCACTGACTAATCGAAAACGTGGATCAACCAGCAAAAGCTTGAGATATGAACTTTGATTGGAGGACTACCTGTTTCCCGGAGTGGTCTGGAGGCTCGGAGTCCGCAGACTATCCTTCTCCCAATTCCTCGGCCTCCGAATGTAATTCCGGAACGCCACGTAGCCCTTCCCATTGCATCTCCAATCCTTTCAAAAGCGAACAACAACAGCAACTCTAAGACTCAATTCGCAGCGAAAATGAATGAAAACGTTAGGGATTGAGATGGAGAAGCATACTAGGCGGCGAAGAATGGAGGACTGAGACTTGCGAGAGAGAAGAAGGCGACGAGTGCCGATGTATTCGGGATCGGAGTCTGCGGGACAAGGTTGGAGCAAGCACATCAGCAGCTCCGGATCtgaatgcttcttcttcttcttcttctcgccGTCGTCGTCTGTTTCTTTCTGCGGTGAAGCACCGCCGTCAGCGCCACCGTggttctcctcttcctcctctgccTCCTCAGCTGGTGGATCGCCACCGCCATTTTTCTCCGCCATCTGGATTCGCAAATGACTTTGGCTACGTGGCTCTCT
Coding sequences:
- the LOC112174419 gene encoding WD repeat-containing protein 13, with the translated sequence MAEKNGGGDPPAEEAEEEEENHGGADGGASPQKETDDDGEKKKKKKHSDPELLMCLLQPCPADSDPEYIGTRRLLLSRKSQSSILRRLDWRCNGKGYVAFRNYIRRPRNWEKDSLRTPSLQTTPGNSGRWIQPPSPLSLLCDVESWTPGRDGSQPSSRRSFGSSTSDNDRLRRQGEQPAYSFVGMHCVFDQCRASVTVLKFGHMSSDLLAYGASDGTLTVCTVSDPPSILKHLNGHSKDVTDFDFSSNNQYIASSSVDKTVRVWEISKGLCIRVIYGVSPQLCIRFHPVNNNFLSVGNADKEITVFNFSTGRTIHKTSFDSQVTAMDHAHTGQIIFCGDGTGCIYSVSMNSHTGVLSRSHRHRSSSRQKSPVTTVEYRSFSLLARGPVLLTCTQDGSLSFFSVALEIQGYLTLRCSLKLTPRIYNIRASFCPLLSLEKGEYIVAGSEDSNVYFYDLTRPKHTCVNKLQGHRFPVIGVAWNHGENLLASSDFYGTVIVWKRSKAG
- the LOC112171075 gene encoding NAC domain-containing protein 71, which translates into the protein MGYPIGYRFHPTDEELIGYFLYHRARMGNQFHSNEISEYSEFYGQEEPWVVWDKNGGSSVDDGEPLFFFTKRKKLNPNSKRFDRKVGSGTWSGQFSREVVAENRDTGCRITGMRREFRYEGGCDPEQNNSWLMQEYELCATDVLVLCTLKKNLRKARSSTSTATTSSSQTNGKKRKRIVDNQPRKTKAVRSEKAETCEEQQSTICVDLTDLEETNSESRDHQLLQVVDEDYHPELYLELHPDLVQSNEHLFFMEELFAPSPLNVQDPLPHLESNESQSQDQSYVSTNDQFQDHSYEDNSFMSFLSTEFQHQLGEDNNFSFVSSDQFLDCNDLTW